Within Apteryx mantelli isolate bAptMan1 chromosome 10, bAptMan1.hap1, whole genome shotgun sequence, the genomic segment GCGGTGCAGAGCCGGCGGCGTGTCCTGCCCGCGGCCGTCGCCGCCTCCTCCtgcgccagccccgcggcgccctgccccggggaggcgTTTGCACCCACGCTCGCTTTTCCACGCCGCGTGCCGGAGGGCCCGATGCCGCCGGTCATGGATGCGCTGCCCAAAGCGAGCAGTCCTCTGTGCGTGGAGCGCTTCGCTGGGCCGCTGCCGGCTGCTTTGCCGTCGGTGGCAGGGTTTTGGCTGCGCCTTGCTCAGCGTCATCCCCGTCCCCCCCTCCGTGGGATGCTCCCTCCCCGCGCGGGCGGCAGCAGGGCGCTCTGGCTGTGGCTGGTCCCCAAATCGATGCTGCAGCCCCATCACCGCGAGGAGGGATCGGCTTCTCGCAGCAGGTGGGAAATGCTGTAGCGTTATCCCGCGGCTGCTGCCGAACCCACCAGCTCCGGCGCAGCACCTCGTCCCCGTGTGGCTCGTCCCAGTGCTTCGCCCAGCGCCAAGCCCTGGTGCGCAGCCGTTTCCTTCGAGCCTGGCATAAAGTTGCAGCCACCGGTGGGGACTTACCCTTGCCCCGAACGTCCCTGTCCCATGACGTGATCCAGCTGGGATGGGAGACGGGGGATGCTGCAACCAGCAGTGACGTCCCGTGGGTGACATGATCCAGCCAGGACGGGAGACGGGGGGTGCTGCGACCAGCAGTGATGTCCCACGGGTGACGCAGTCCAGCTGGGATGGGAGACGGGGGATGCTGTGACCAGTGGTGTTGTCCTGCGGGTGACGTGGTCCAGCCGGCACGGGAGATGGGGTATGCTGCGACCAGGGGTGACGTCCCGCGGGTGACGTGGTCCAGCTGGGATGGGATGCAGGGAATGCTGCAGCCGGGATGCCACGTCCCGCAGGCAGCGTGGTCCAGCTGGGACGGGGGATGCTGCGTCCCAGGATGTGACACCTAGCACCTCTGGCCTCTCTGGCGCACCTGGGCCGTTGTCTCCCAGCGAGCCCTCTCCTGCCCTGTCCCCGGAGAAGGCCTCTcccagagacaggcagctccataaaaagtaaaataaataggtGTTTCTAAACATCCTATTTATTTTGATAGACTCTGAAAGCAAAACGTTGTTTTATGGGGATGGGTGTTGCTTATTTTTAGGATTTTTCCTGCggctggagcaggagaagggaaCGGAGCAAGGGAAACCGGAAAATCACCCCGTTGCAAGTCCAGGCGTTTGCAGGATTGCCATAGATGCTGGGTGGCTCGTACCCCGGCGTGGGCAGCGGGGATGCTCCCGCTGTGCCCTGAGCGCCGGAGCCGGGCAGACGCTGTGGGAATGGCAGGAGCGGGGACGGCACGGTCCCCTCGCGGGCAGGAGCAGGCGCTGTCTGGCATCGGCGAAGCTCGTTGCGCCGTGGGGCGGTTTGCCTTTCCGCAGCATTTCCGCAGCGAATGCACGCGCCCGCGTGCAGGAGGGCGCTGTGTGTCCCCGGGGGCGCCGGGATGCCGGCGAGGCGCCGTGGTGGGCGACGCTGCAGCCGATGGCAAACCCGACTCGGAGCCGGCCGCGCCGCGTTCCTGCTTCCCCGCCGCGGCTCTGGCTGGGACACGGACCCCGACGGCATCTCGCTCCGGCTAAGACCCCAGATTTATTTAGCCGGGGCAGCGTGCTCCGCAGGGTTCAATTAATCTCGCAGCAGTTGCCGTGCATTAAGCATGCATGTTAGATTAGTGTTTATCAACAGCGCCCGGCGGGGAGCTGCCCGGGCTCGGCGGGGACCccgggtgccggcggcggggcagcgccgggcgcttCCTTCTTTGGCTCAGCCAGGGCCGTGGTGAGCCCCGGGCCGGCACGCGCTGACGGATCGCTGCAGCTGCCCCCGCACTTGCGGCCACCCGTcacggcgcggcggccccggctctGCTCGCCAGCGGGGCTGGAGCGGTGCCCGGCGGCCCCGGTTCGCAGGTGGCCCCAGTTCGCGGGGGGTGGCCGGGGCAGGCGCCGGGAGCTTCGCCCaccccggggcagcccgggcaCTTTGGGGAACGAGCGGGCTCCGGGAGCCCCACGTTGCACGCTCCCCGGTGCATGGGGTGACGAGGCCGCGGGGCTCACCGGAGGTGCGGGCCCTTTCCCGCACCGCGCGGGAGCCAGCCCCAGGATAGCGTGGTCCGCGTGCCTGGCCGTGCCCCGCGCGGAGCTTGTGCTGTGTGGAGGGAGCGCGTGCGGAGCAGGGCCGTGTCCCTCGGCAGTGCGGAGCAGCGCTGCCGGCGCAAAGCAGAGGCTCTGGGAGCACGGCTCAGGAGCAGTGCCGTGCTCGGGAGCGTGCTGCAGCCAAGACGAGCCTCTGCAAGCCCGGCACCAGCGTGCGTCTGCATGGGAGGGCAGGCATCGTCTCCACCGTCGTGTACCCGTGCGGGAGGCTGGGCACCTTCCACCATTGCAAATGCATGGGTGGctgggcaccatctccaccatcgTGCGTTGGTGCGGGAGGTCAGGCCCTGTCTCCACCGTTGCATCTGTGCAGGAGACTGGGCACCTTCCACCATTGCAAATGCGTGGGTGGCCAGGCACCGTCTCCACCGTCGTGCATTGGTGCGGGAGGttgggcaccatctccaccatcgTGCACTGGTGCAGGAGGTTGGGCACCTTCCACCGTTGTGCACCTGTGCGGGAGGTTGGGCACCTTCCACCGTTGCAAATGCATGGGTGGCCGGGCACCGTCTCCACCATCGTGCATTGGTGCGGGAGGTCAGGCACCATCTCCACCGTTGTGTACCCATGCGGGAGGCCGGGCACCAGCCACCAGCGCACATGCGTGGGTGGCcgggcaccatctccaccactccTCCACCATGCGGGAGGTCGGGCAAGGTCTCTGCtggccctgagctctgcctgggacAAGGGTTGCTCCTGTCCTGCCCAGAGCCTCGCCGCCCTGGGAAGGGGCGCGGAGATGCCCAGGGCAGCTTGAGAAATGCCCGCGGCTCCCTCCCGAGTTCAGCGTCGGTTcgggggagccgccggcgccgggggcaCGGCCCGCTGCCCGCGGTGCTGCCGGCGGGCGCCGCTCACCTCCCCGCGCCTTCTGCCCGCAGATAACGCGGAGAAGCGGGCCGCCACCATGCCCGACTCCCCGGCCGACGTGAAGACGCAGCCCAGGTCGACGCCGCCCAgcatgccgccgccgccgccggccgtcACGCAGGGCGCCACGCGCCACCCCTCCTTCACGCCGAGCACCAGTGAGTACCGGGCAGCCGGCgggacggggggggacacgggcacCGAGCCGTGCTGCGGGGACCGAGCCACCGGTGGcgcgggacgggacaggacgggatgcCGGGCGAGGAGGCCACCCGGCTGCCTCGGGGACCTGCCGCGTCCCCAGAGCCCCGCGAGGCGCCCGTGGCACCGTGCTGTGGGGCGGCGTTCGCCGCCCTGGCGCTCGAGAGGGGCTTTGCGCTGCGTGCCCCGAGCCCCGGGCTGGGCGAAGCGCCGGCAAGAGCTCTGCGTGCCCTGCGCCTCTGCTGCAGCGCCGCTCCGGGCGTCCTGATCTGCTGCCGTgcaatggggaaactgaggcacggagcagcgCGTGgtgccgcggagccggcgggggcATGCGGCGGGGTCTCGGAAACGCCCAGCGGGTCGGAGCCGGCCCTGTCGGGGGTCCCAGGCACAGGGGGATCTGCCTGCCGGTCCGTGCGCGGCTCCTGGCGTGGGAGCAGCGGGAGCGCTCGGCGGGGATGCGAGGTCCcaggccccggcggggcggcgggctccGCTTTCGGAGGGGCCTGGGCCACGTGGCCGTGGCTCGTTGCCCATCTCCTGGCGAGGGATGCGCTGGGGGTTGGATCATGTTGCCATCGTAGCCCGCGGTGCGCGGCCGGATGGGGGTCAGGATGCTGCGGGCAGACAGGAGCCCGTTCCCACGGCTGGTTCTCCCGCGCCGCAGCAGCTCCGGCCCCGGGAAGCGTCTGCTGCGGCTCCGCTCGCGCGCAGGGGTTTTGCTCGTCGCCAGGCGAAACTGCTTCCCGCTTCTAAATCCCGGCGGGGGAAAAACCAGCTCCGTAAGgagagccaaagcagcagccccTCGGCTGCGCCCCaccagcggggccgggcggacGGCTGCTTCGCCCCGCCGAGCCACATGTTCCCTAATTTGAAACCGGATTGTGCTCGTCTGCGATCTGATGGGTTTTGCCTTTTAATCCGAGCCAGGCAGCAGATGTGGCTTCAGGCTGGGCgctggctgcggggccgcgggggccgggctgggctccgCCGAGACGGAGACGCCGGTTCGGTTGTTCTCGCTCCGGGGCGACGTTTGCAAACTGCCCCGGGTGCAGCCTGCgtcggggctgggcagggctcGCGCCCGCCGGCAAGGACCGCGCTGGAGCATCCATCCGCTGAGCCCCCGCGCAGCCGTGGCAGGCggttcgccgccgccgccggcccggagAGCTGCCGCCTCTGCTCTCTCATCGCAGCgtgttttattttgcttgcagATCGAGACGCCGGACCGCCGACGTTTCTGCCTCGCGGCCGTTTTCATGGTTGCTTGAAATGGTCGATGGTCTGTCTTTGTAAGTAAAATGAAGCACACGCTCTCATGAGAGACCCGAGATGCagccagcgccccggccccggccccgcgtcccgccgccaccgctgccgcgcGGAGGCCGCCTCGGGAGGGCCCGGCGCGCCGGCTCGGCAGGTCACACGGATGCAaaccccggccccgggcggccgaGGGACATGTGCGGAGTCTAACTTAGTAACGCACCTGTCGCGGGAATAAAAGCAGTTGTGGCCACGGGGTTATTTTTGGCACCTCTTTAGCGGGCGGCTGATACTGCCCTGCCAGAGCGCGAGCGGGAGCCCGAGAAGCCGGGAAAGGCAGGCAGGGCCGGCGGCGTGCGGCAGGCACGGGCACCGCGCAAGGTTAGTGCCGTGCCAGgcgggacagggacagggacagggacagggccgGGTCGGGGGGCCGCGTGCCGAGCCGGTGCCCCCGCTGCAAGAGGCGTTGCGCATCCCCGGAGCGGGGCCgtggagcggagcagagcgggcGCCCTCGCGCCGGGGCTCCCGCAGCTCCGCATGCCCCGCTCCCGGATGCCGTTCCCAAGGAGCCTGCGGGAGCCGGGGTGCAAGCGGCACAAAGGCGCTCCCGGCACGGAGGCTCCCATCCTCCCCGGCTGGGCACCGGGGCCGGACGCCCCGGCGTGCCGCGACGCAGGCTGGGCGCCGCGCAGAAGGGCTCACAGCGTGTCCCTGggggtgctgagcagctcccccgGGCGCAGGATGGAGCCCATCCGCCACGGCGGGTCGCGTCCCCGCGGAGCGCGTCGGGCGCGGGAAGCGCTGCTCCCCGGCGGGGGATGGCCAGGCCCCAGCCCTCTGCCGCCGGGACGCGGCGGTGAAGGGCTCCCGAAGCCTCCAggctgagccccccccccgggggctgccggcgggaCGCTCTGCTCCCCCCAGGCCCGGCACCGCctcgccggtgccggtgcccgctCCGACCGCTCCTGCCCTCTCTCCCCGCAGTGATGAACGGGAGCAGCCACTCGCCGACGGCCATCAATGGGGCTCCGTCCACCCCCAATGGCTTCAGCAACGGGCCGGCCACCTCCTCCACCGCCTCCCTCTCCAACCACCAGCTGCCGCCGGCCTGCGGCGCCCGCCAGCTCAGCAAGCTCAAGCGCTTCCTCACCACGCTGCAGCAGTTCGGCAACGACATCTCGCCCGAGATCGGGGAGCGGGTGCGCACGCTGGTCCTGGGGCTCGTGGTAGGTGCCCGCCGGCGCGGAAGggcagccgccggcgccgggagcggggcgatGTCCCGGCCCCGCACCCGAACGGGGCTCCCGctctcccctttggggctggagagGCTGCTGACCTAGGGGAGGGTCCTGCCGGCGCCGAACTACCCTCAGCTCTGGCGCTGGGTTTCGGCATCCCCCAGGCTCTGCTCGGTGCCCGGGCTGGGAGGTGGACGGAGCAGATGCCACCAGCATGGGCATGGGGCAGGATTAGCGGGTCCCTGCGGCTGGCACCGCTGCAAAGCCCACGGGGGGTTCCTGGGTTTCCAAATGCAGCGTTGCATTTTGTGCAAAGTGTTGTGCAAAGCGTTTCCCCCttgcaggcagagctggggggggggttcGGGCGTTTGCTGCTGGATGAGGAAGGTCTCGGCACACGGGCCGGGAGATCCCCCCGGTGCAAACGCGCCCTTTAGCGTGGCAGCGCCAGGCGGATGAGCACAaagggggagcgcggggggcgcggggggctccgAGGCGCCGGCGCTGAGCCCGGGCTGTCCCCGCAGAACTCCACGCTCACCATCGAGGAGTTTCACACCAAGCTCCAGGAGGCCACCAACTTCCCGCTGCGGCCCTTCGTCATCCCCTTCCTCAAGGTGGGTGCCCCGCgctcgctgccgccgcggccgtcCCCGGTCCCCCCGCACGTGCGtcgccctcccgcccgcccgcgcgtGTCCAGTCCCGTGCGGCCGAGGCGCTGGCGGGGCTGTTTGCAATAAAGCCGGGGGTTAGGCCCAGCTGGTAACCATTCGCGATTCATTAcaaatttattttccctttaatttCACGCTGACTCTGCGCTGTCACCCTGCTCTGGAGGGATGCGCTGACTGCTGGCGTTCCTGGCAGCGCCGGCGGTGGCAGCAGATGCTCAGGCCCAGCGTCGCCTGCCCTTCCTTAGCGGAGGGATAACAAAAAACTGCCCCCCCCAATCCCACCTTTGCATCTCCCGTCTCGCGTGCGCAGCTGCAGGCTCCGGCGCCGAGGTCTGCGCCAGCCACAGCAAACGCCCCAGGCCGTTGCTTCTCCTTGCGGAGAGCTTGCGGAGGGCAGGCGGGATTTGCCGGGCAGCCGGGGGGGTTTGGGCGCGCGGGGTCCATCGGAGCGGCTGAACGGGGCGAACGTGGCGTTCCCGCGGCCGGGGGAGCCCGCACGGCGCTGCCCGTGCCGCCGGCGTCCCTGGCACCCCGCTCCCAGCTGTTTCCACCTAGGGCTCCAGATGCTTCTCGTTACCGTAACTGCAGCCAGCCGGGCTCAGCGTGTTTCCCAGGCTCGGCAGCTTTTTGCTTTGGGGGTTGTTCCCCGAGccggggacggggagggggcCTGCCCGGCGCTCCGCTGCGTGCATCTCCGGCTGTGCGCTAGCGTGTCCGACAGATGGGGATTTGGCTGCGGATCAGCTGCCTAAATAGAaaagcagagctggcagcagaagCGCCAGAAATGTGTTTCTGCTGCTTAATTGCTGCTGCTCCGCGCGCTcgtcggggccgcggcgccggggcgggtgCGGTGGGTGGCTGGGGGTTTacggccggtgccggtgccccgtGGGCCGGGAGCGACCCCGGTGCCGAGCGCGTCGGGGCTCTGCGGGGCaggggcccggctccccgggggTGGCAgcggtgccgtgccgtgccgtgccgtgccagaGCGGCGCGGGCTGGACTCTGGCTCCCTCGCAGGCCAACCTGCCGCTGCTGCAGCGCGAGCTGCTGCACTGCGCCCGCATGGCCAAGCAGACGCCGGCCCAGTACCTGGCGCAGCACGAGCAGCTGCTGCTCGACGCCAACGCCTCCTCGCCCATCGACTCCTCCGAGCTGCTCCTGGAGGTCGGCGAGAGCGGCAAGAGGAGGACACCAGACAGGTGAGGGCGGgacggtgccggcggcggcggcggcgccgcggcgcaaACTGCCCCCAGGGCTCGGCGAGCGCCGCTTCCCGGTGGCGACCGCCGTGCTCTGCCCCGCTCAGGACCAAAGAGAACGGCTTGGACCGAGACCCTCTGCACCCCGAGCACCTCAGCAAGCGGCCGTGCACCATGAGCCCCGCGCAGCGGTTCAGCCCCAGCAACGGGCTGAGCCACCCGCCCAACGGGCTGGCgcaccccgccgcccccctgccccagcactaCCGCCTGGAGGACATGGCCATGGCGCACCACTACCGCGACGCCTACCGCCACGCCGACCCCCGCGAGCTCCGCGAGCGCCACCGGCAAGCGGGTGagtgccggccccgcgccgggctctGCGGACGGTGCAACGCGGTGCAATGCAGTGCAATGCAGTGCAACGCGGTGCAACGCGGTGCAATGCAATGCAACACGGTGCAATGCGGTGCCGGCTGGCTGCGCTCCCGGAGGGTGCGTGAGACGgagcggggggccggcggcgttGCACCGATGCCCCGTGCGCGGCGGGGAGAACGCGCGGGGGGGCCGGGACTGACCCCCACCCCGTGCCTCTCTTGCAGCGGTGCACGGGGCGCGCCAGGAGGAGGTGATTGATCACAGGCTCACCGACCGGGAGTGGGCTGAGGAGTGGAAACACCTCAACAACGTacgtagcccccccccccccccccatggcttgCTAGCGTGCGGCGCGGCTCGCCGGGCTCGAAGCCCGGGTTAGCGTCCTTCGCTGCCCGCGGCACAGTGGGCGCATTGCACCGCCGTGCGCCCCCGGCagctcgcagcccccccggcTCTCACTGCCCccatcccgtcccccccccccacagctgctCAACTGTATCATGGACATGGTGGAAAAGACGCGCCGGTCGCTGACGGTGCTGCGGCGGTGCCAGGAAGCCGACCGCGAGGAGCTCAACCACTGGATGCGGCGCTACAGCGACGCCGAGGACATGAAGAAAGGCAgccccccctccgcccgcccccaCAACAGCTCCTCGGGCCCCGAGCCCCCCCAGTTAGGTATTGACCCcggcggggcagagccgccggcgcgcgcccccgccgccccgcgggtcGCTTCTCCCAACGGCGtcccccccctctctccttcGCAGACGCCCACCGGGAGTTCGCGCCGCGGCCCCTCTCCGGTTACATGCCCGAGGAGATCTGGAGGAAGGCTGGTGAGTGCGGGGCGGGCGCCCATCCGTGCGCCGAGCTGGCGGGGTCTCTGCTCTCGTGAGAGCCTCCGTCGAGGCCAGTGAAATCGCGGCTCGAGccgccccgcgggagccgggctgcTCCGGGTGGGCTTCCAGCAGCCCCCAGTGCCgggtgcccggggagggggggaggcaggagcccCCATCCCGCGCTGGGATCCACGGCGGGTTGGAAAGGGCACAGCCGGGATGCGTTTGCAGCGTGCAATTCCCGCCGGCGCCATTGCTCGGGGCGGCTTTTGCTGCGGCGGGGCGGCAATGAGCTTAAAGCGCGGCTCGGATCCGCGGAAAAGCTCCGCGGAGCCGCGGCGCAGCCCGTGCCACGCGCTGCCACCTTCCTTCCAGAAGAAGCTGTGAACGAGGTGAAGCGCCAGGCCATGTCGGAGCTGCAGAAGGCCGTGTCGGACGCGGAGCGGAAAGCCCACGAGCTCATCAGCACGGAGCGCGCCAAGATGGAGCGAGCCCTGGCCGAGGCCAAGCGGCAGGCTTCCGAGGACGCGCTCACCGTCGTCAATCAGCAGGAGGACTCCAGCGAGGTaggggctgccggggcggccggccggccggagccgcgcggggccggagcgccgggggggggacggCGGGCGACGGCCCCGCTGAGCCCGgcgccccggctctgcccgcaGAGCTGCTGGAACTGCGGGCGCAAGGCGAGCGAGACCTGCAGCGGCTGCAACGCGGCGCGCTACTGCGGCTCCTTCTGCCAGCACAAGGATTGGGAGAAGCACCACCACGTCTGCGGGCAGACTCTGCAGGGCctctccggcgccgccgccgccgccgctgccgcccccccgggcGCCGGGCTGCCGCTGGGCTCCGCGCAGCCCGatgccaccaccgccgccgccgcgctggccgGCAGCCCCGGCGAGGCGGGCTCGGCAGCGGCATCGCGCTCCGGCACGCCGGCCACCCCGGCGCCGCTGGAAAGCGCTTCCCGCTAAGCACCGCGCCGTGCcctgccgtgccgcgccgcgccgcgccggaggAAGCCCCGGGGCTTCGCTGCTGCTACCACTTGTCTCCAAAAGAAACGGACTGCACTCGGTGCAACTTCCTCAGCTACCTGACCTGTCTGACCTCCACAACGACCTCTATCTCTCGCGGATAATCCTCACGGATCCTCAAGCTGGGCTTTAAGTGGAGTTCAGGCAAACGCCGGTCTGCTCCGTTCTCTCTCCGGTCTTCGTTTTGGCTTTTTGGTTGGTTTTCTATCGTTTGGGGGATTGTTACTCGTTGCTGCCGGGttggttttttcctttttttttttttttcctttttttttcctttttttggtccTTTCCGGATGAGGTCTTGGTCTGCAAACTTTGCCCGATGTGACTGGGGGCCCGGCCAGCCAGGCGGGCACTCGCCGACCCGCGCGTGCGGGCGGACAGATGGATGGACGGAGgcgcgcggcgggagcggcccgGGGCCGTGCCGCGAAGCAGCTCGCTTGCAGGAGGAAAGAAACttcttttcttcatctctctgtctctgtctctctctttctcgtttttgttttttgttttttttttttgtaaaaaaaaaataaagaaaataaaaatgaaaacgtCGAACTCTTTGGCTTTAAGTAAGAAAccgtacaaaaggaaaaaaagaaaaaaaaaaaaaagaaaacaatccaaAAAAACAGCCACCGCGAAGTCAAACCCCGTGACGGAAGCTCACCTGTAAACTACCTTGCTAGCTAGCCAAGAACATACCAGACTCACCTCTGCTCCAAAGGAGATCCAAAAACGAGAAGGACCCAAACGTTTCTCCACTGCCAAAGTTCGTTTCGCTCTGGTGCCGGTTGCTCGGCCGTTCCCTGCTCCCGGGCTGGTCCGGGGgcgcccgaggcggcggcggcggcaccgggggcTCTGCGGCACGGCCACGCGCCCGCGCCCAGCGCAGGACGGACGCGCGCCGGCGCCTCGACGAGTTTCTGGGAGCGCAAAGCAAAAAAGcgatggaaaggaaaggaaaggaaaggaagcaacagtaccgcggcggcggcggggatgagtgcacccggccccgctccggctgGGATGCAGCCGCCGGCGCCCCACTACCTCGCCCCGCCATcccggctgctgccgccgcgccgcaccggggAAAAGGAGCTGCAATGGCGCCTTCCGCGTCCCCCCTTCCCGGCAGCGGTCGGGGCTCCTGCCGCCCGCCCTGGCTCTCGTGTCCGGCGGCTCGCCAGACGGTTTCTCCGGCCCTGCGATGAACCTGGTTGCTGTTCGGTTGCTTTTGAattctgggttttcttttctttttttccactcccCGCGTCAGATTTTTTGCAACGATTcctaggaggaaagaaaaggaaagaaaccaaCAAGTGCTTCCTcgtggaggaggaaggaaaagacgATGTagattattttgtatttcttgcgTCATTGTATAAAGCGCAGAGGACGGGAGTGCAATACGGAAAGTCCCACGGCTCCGAGAGGAGGGAAGCCAGAGTGCGCCCGGCACGGCCAGGGTGGAAATGCTGTACGTTAATGTGAATGTAAATAGTGTTTGCAGAGGTCcaaaaatgataataataataataataatgatagtgATAATAATAAGAGACATTTGCCAAATAAAAGATGATGAGAAACCACTGGAGGATGTGACGTTTAGGAGCTAGGTTTAACCGAAAAGAAGCAGAATTCATGTGCTCGTTTAGGAGCTTTAGTTTCCGGATTTGCAAAAACCATCCTGTGTGTTTTCTTTAGAGAAGAAAGAAGGGTTTGGGGTCCATTtggttgctttgccaggcgcgaGTCACCAAGAGGCCTGGCCGCGGGCGCTGCGTTCGAGCCTCCCTCCTGGTGTGCCCCTCTCCCGCGGGGCCGTGCCGAGCCGGGCTGTTGCACCGTGCCGTGCTGCACCGTGCAATGCCGTGCCGTGTTGCACCATGCCATGCTGCACCGTGCCGTGCTGTGTTGCACCGTGCCGTGCTGCACCATGCTGTGCCGTGCTGTGTTGCACCATGCCATGCTGcaccgtgccgtgctgtgctgcgccgtgccgtgctgcaccgtgccatgctgcactgtgccgtgccgtgctgcaccGTGCCGTGCTGTGTTgcactgtgccgtgccgtgctgtgctgcACCGTGCCATGCTGCACCGTGCCATGCCGTGTTGCACCGTGCCATGCTGCACTGTGCCGTGCCATGCtgcaccgtgccgtgccgtgTTGCACCGTGCCATGCTGCACTGTGCCGTGCCTGGGGCTCAGTGCATGTTGCAGCAGGGCCCGGTACACGGGGCACCTCTGAGGCGGTGGTATCGACGCGGTGCCCCTGCCCCGAGCCCTGCTGCTGGAGCTCGGGGCGGCCGGCAGGGGCCGGAGCCGGGCGCTGCTCCGGCCGGCGGTGCGGTGGCCCCGGCTCTGGCTCaggtcaggagcaggcagcgtTTGCCTGCGGATCGTTTGGCTGTTCGGGATGGAGCGGCGGCGTGAGGGCCCCCGGGCATCCCCCTCGCTGCGGCGGGAGGCCGGAGGGGTCCCAGGCGTCCCTGCGCCTTGTATCTCCCCGGCGCGGGTGCCATGCTTCCCACGCCGCGGGAAccgccagctctgcagcctggcctggcagcagcctgccacGTGCCGTGGGGCTGAGGCCGGGTGCAAAACCGCATCAGCCACGTCGCTCCCGTGCCGGTGCCCCTGGGAGGGCCCGGGGAGCTGCGCGGCGACCTGGCGGCTCCCGGCCCCTCTGGGCGCCAGTGACAAACACCCTCGCCAAAGGGTCCGGCTGCACCCCGAGGTCTCGGGGCAGAGCCGTGTACACCCCAAGACCTCGGGGCAGGGTTGCATGCACCCCGAGACTTCATCCGTCCCAGGGCATGGCTGCATGCACCCCAGGACGTTGGGGCAGGGTTGCATGCACCCCGAGACTTGGTCCGTCCCAGGGCATGGCTGCATGCACCCCAAAACCTCAGGGCAGGGCTGTGTGCACCCCAAGACCTGGGGGCAGGGTTGCATGCACCCCAGGACCTCATCCATCCTCAGGGCAGGGCCACGTGCACCCCAAAACCTCGGGGCAGGGCTGCATGCACCCAAGACCTTGGCCATCCCCAGGGCAGGTTTCTGGGCAGCTccgggcgggcgccgggagcccggggcaggcggcgcAGGGCGAAAGCGGTCGGTGCGGCTGGAGCCACCGCTGGGGCTCGTCTCCGGCTTGCGACGGGCGCAGCCGGTGGCGCGGGGCGCACGGCTCCCCTTCACCCTGCTCCGCGTCCCCGTCCCGCCGGGGCTGGGAGCGGAGCCGGGGGCCCCCCCTCGAGCTTTATTTATGGTGTGGCATATGTAATATTGTCTATTTTTCTTAACGTTTCCTGAGAAGAGGTAATATATAAGAGTACTGCAGACGCAGCTGCTGCGGGGCCGCCTGCTCCTCCGGTGTCTGTTCCTTTTCCTCCCCTCGCGGCCAAGCGTGTCCGTCGGccggcgcgcgccgccccgctctgCTCCGGGCCCTGCCTCTCTACCTCCGCCTCGCCGGGAAACCGCAGACGAGAGCGTTTACGCAGAGA encodes:
- the CBFA2T3 gene encoding protein CBFA2T3 isoform X4 — its product is MNLAVQRVFSPPAAPCRAPPVSGLADNAEKRAATMPDSPADVKTQPRSTPPSMPPPPPAVTQGATRHPSFTPSTMMNGSSHSPTAINGAPSTPNGFSNGPATSSTASLSNHQLPPACGARQLSKLKRFLTTLQQFGNDISPEIGERVRTLVLGLVNSTLTIEEFHTKLQEATNFPLRPFVIPFLKANLPLLQRELLHCARMAKQTPAQYLAQHEQLLLDANASSPIDSSELLLEVGESGKRRTPDRTKENGLDRDPLHPEHLSKRPCTMSPAQRFSPSNGLSHPPNGLAHPAAPLPQHYRLEDMAMAHHYRDAYRHADPRELRERHRQAAVHGARQEEVIDHRLTDREWAEEWKHLNNLLNCIMDMVEKTRRSLTVLRRCQEADREELNHWMRRYSDAEDMKKGSPPSARPHNSSSGPEPPQLDAHREFAPRPLSGYMPEEIWRKAEEAVNEVKRQAMSELQKAVSDAERKAHELISTERAKMERALAEAKRQASEDALTVVNQQEDSSESCWNCGRKASETCSGCNAARYCGSFCQHKDWEKHHHVCGQTLQGLSGAAAAAAAAPPGAGLPLGSAQPDATTAAAALAGSPGEAGSAAASRSGTPATPAPLESASR
- the CBFA2T3 gene encoding protein CBFA2T3 isoform X3; the encoded protein is MPGGPSKPRSRPSSPAHGRTGQDNAEKRAATMPDSPADVKTQPRSTPPSMPPPPPAVTQGATRHPSFTPSTNRDAGPPTFLPRGRFHGCLKWSMVCLLMNGSSHSPTAINGAPSTPNGFSNGPATSSTASLSNHQLPPACGARQLSKLKRFLTTLQQFGNDISPEIGERVRTLVLGLVNSTLTIEEFHTKLQEATNFPLRPFVIPFLKANLPLLQRELLHCARMAKQTPAQYLAQHEQLLLDANASSPIDSSELLLEVGESGKRRTPDRTKENGLDRDPLHPEHLSKRPCTMSPAQRFSPSNGLSHPPNGLAHPAAPLPQHYRLEDMAMAHHYRDAYRHADPRELRERHRQAAVHGARQEEVIDHRLTDREWAEEWKHLNNLLNCIMDMVEKTRRSLTVLRRCQEADREELNHWMRRYSDAEDMKKGSPPSARPHNSSSGPEPPQLDAHREFAPRPLSGYMPEEIWRKAEEAVNEVKRQAMSELQKAVSDAERKAHELISTERAKMERALAEAKRQASEDALTVVNQQEDSSESCWNCGRKASETCSGCNAARYCGSFCQHKDWEKHHHVCGQTLQGLSGAAAAAAAAPPGAGLPLGSAQPDATTAAAALAGSPGEAGSAAASRSGTPATPAPLESASR
- the CBFA2T3 gene encoding protein CBFA2T3 isoform X2, which codes for MNLAVQRVFSPPAAPCRAPPVSGLADNAEKRAATMPDSPADVKTQPRSTPPSMPPPPPAVTQGATRHPSFTPSTNRDAGPPTFLPRGRFHGCLKWSMVCLLMNGSSHSPTAINGAPSTPNGFSNGPATSSTASLSNHQLPPACGARQLSKLKRFLTTLQQFGNDISPEIGERVRTLVLGLVNSTLTIEEFHTKLQEATNFPLRPFVIPFLKANLPLLQRELLHCARMAKQTPAQYLAQHEQLLLDANASSPIDSSELLLEVGESGKRRTPDRTKENGLDRDPLHPEHLSKRPCTMSPAQRFSPSNGLSHPPNGLAHPAAPLPQHYRLEDMAMAHHYRDAYRHADPRELRERHRQAAVHGARQEEVIDHRLTDREWAEEWKHLNNLLNCIMDMVEKTRRSLTVLRRCQEADREELNHWMRRYSDAEDMKKGSPPSARPHNSSSGPEPPQLDAHREFAPRPLSGYMPEEIWRKAEAVNEVKRQAMSELQKAVSDAERKAHELISTERAKMERALAEAKRQASEDALTVVNQQEDSSESCWNCGRKASETCSGCNAARYCGSFCQHKDWEKHHHVCGQTLQGLSGAAAAAAAAPPGAGLPLGSAQPDATTAAAALAGSPGEAGSAAASRSGTPATPAPLESASR